A portion of the Kazachstania africana CBS 2517 chromosome 2, complete genome genome contains these proteins:
- the DPM1 gene encoding dolichyl-phosphate beta-D-mannosyltransferase (similar to Saccharomyces cerevisiae DPM1 (YPR183W); ancestral locus Anc_7.540) gives MSVTQSVIVPAYKEKLNIKPLTTRLFAALGNEGSKSTELIFVDDNSQDGSVEEVESLQKQGYNVKIIVRTAERGLSSAVLRGFYDAQGDYVICMDADLQHPPESVPRLFDSLRENPFVIGTRYAPGVGIDKDWPLYRRVISSTARMMARPLTVASDPMSGFFGLQKKYLLEAKEDDINKEGFKIALELLAKLPLPNNGEKIGEVPFSFGVRTEGESKLSGKVMIQYLQQLKELYVYKFGANNLILFLLFGFVLVTYVAHQFYSLVF, from the coding sequence ATGTCTGTCACCCAATCCGTTATTGTTCCTGCTTACaaggaaaaattgaatatcaaACCATTAACCACTAGATTATTTGCTGCATTGGGCAACGAAGGGTCCAAGTCAACAGAATTGATCTTCGTCGACGATAACTCTCAAGATGGATCAGTAGAGGAAGTGGAAAGTCTTCAAAAGCAAGGTTACAACGTTAAGATTATCGTCAGAACCGCTGAACGTGGTCTCTCGTCCGCTGTCTTAAGAGGTTTCTACGACGCTCAAGGTGATTATGTCATCTGTATGGATGCCGATTTACAACATCCTCCAGAAAGTGTACCACGTCTTTTCGACTCCTTGAGGGAAAACCCTTTTGTTATCGGTACTAGATATGCTCCAGGTGTCGGTATTGACAAGGACTGGCCATTATACAGAAGAGTTATTTCTTCCACCGCTAGAATGATGGCCAGACCATTGACCGTGGCCTCTGACCCAATGAGTGGTTTCTTCGGTTTGCAAAAGAAATACTTGCTCGAGGctaaagaagatgatattaaCAAAGAAGGTTTCAAAATCGCTTTGGAATTACTAGCTAAATTACcattaccaaataatggGGAAAAGATCGGCGAAGTACCATTCTCATTTGGTGTCAGAACCGAAGGTGAATCCAAATTATCCGGAAAAGTCATGATCCAATATTTAcaacaattgaaagaattatacGTCTACAAATTCGGTGCTAACAATTTGATTCTCTTCCTTTTATTTGGTTT
- the SMX3 gene encoding mRNA splicing protein SMX3 (similar to Saccharomyces cerevisiae SMX3 (YPR182W); ancestral locus Anc_7.539): protein MSEFAPINPKPFLRDLVNKKIVVTLKFNNTKYRGTLVSTDNYFNIQLSEAEEFVSNKSKGTIGDIFIRCNNVLYIGEDQQQ, encoded by the exons ATGTCAGAA TTCGCACCAATAAATCCTAAACCATTCCTCAGGGACCTAGtaaacaagaaaattgtCGTtacattgaaattcaataacACAAAATACAGGGGCACGCTCGTATCTACCGATAACTACTTCAATATACAACTATCAGAAGCTGAAGAATTTGTCAGCAACAAGTCCAAGGGCACGATCGGCGACATTTTCATCAGATGTAACAACGTACTATATATAGGTGAGGACCAACAACAGTAA
- the GAB1 gene encoding GPI-anchor transamidase subunit GAB1 (similar to Saccharomyces cerevisiae GAB1 (YLR459W); ancestral locus Anc_7.538), with amino-acid sequence MSLILHLTSLIALTVVSRLLPMYWFPSLTTAIDHSVEFSTPITSYRSLKEGLFLLNSLQWKNVYNGGVVHHPILLLKLVNLFQCDTTLYFIVECLITIQFYFLTRILLEKVPKLKEQLPVWVPSLMYCINPISILSFISKSTIIFSNATLLSTLLLALHHNIIGCSIMLSLASYLSLYPTLLIIPILTFFKASKNKVKFVLITLINLQVLMIISFKLNGNNWNFINGTYTINLNFEKNYPNLGLWWYFFIEMFMEFVPFYKSVFNLFLASFIVPITLRFTSTSFDHFKTYAFILCLGWMNLTKPYPVMGDTGFWITCVLYFLPLSNYGNYFIISILLLIHSIILSPIFYYLWIELGSGNSNFFYAISLVYNLALGSIITDLVWGMLRFEYDDGVPNYDLKLTQI; translated from the coding sequence ATGAGCTTGATCCTGCATTTAACATCGCTCATAGCACTTACAGTAGTGTCTAGGCTCCTGCCGATGTACTGGTTCCCATCTTTGACCACTGCTATAGACCATTCTGTGGAATTCTCGACACCAATAACATCTTATCGctcattgaaagaaggtCTATTCTTATTGAATAGTTTACAATGGAAAAACGTGTACAATGGCGGTGTAGTACATCATCCAATCCTCCTATTAAAACTCGtcaatttgtttcaatGTGATACTACTCTATACTTCATTGTGGAGTGTTTGATTACTATACAATTTTACTTCTTGACAAGAATTTTATTAGAGAAAGTACCCAAATTAAAGGAACAATTACCTGTATGGGTACCAAGTCTCATGTATTGTATCAatccaatttcaattttaagTTTTATTAGCAAGTCTACAATTATCTTTTCTAATGCTACATTACTCAGTACATTGTTACTAGCTTTACATCACAACATCATAGGTTGCTCTATAATGCTAAGTTTGGCGTCGTATCTGTCATTATATCCTACATTGCTCATCATTCCAATTCtaactttcttcaaagcATCGAAGAACAAGGTCAAATTCGTCCTCATTACTTTGATCAACTTACAGGTCCTAATGATCATCAGTTTTAAATTAAATGGCAATAATTGGAATTTTATTAATGGTACATAcacaataaatttaaatttcgAGAAGAATTATCCAAATTTGGGTCTGTGGTGgtatttcttcattgagATGTTCATGGAGTTCGTACCTTTTTACAAATCTGTCTTCAATTTATTCCTTGCCTCCTTTATCGTCCCCATCACGTTGCGTTTCACTTCCACAAGTTTCGATCATTTCAAGACTTACGCATTCATCTTATGTCTAGGTTGGATGAATTTGACTAAACCTTACCCTGTAATGGGCGATACTGGTTTTTGGATCACTTGCGTCCTATATTTCCTACCTTTATCGAACTATGGGAACTACTTTATAATCTCCATCCTTCTACTAATCCATTCCATCATCTTATCCCCAATTTTCTACTACTTATGGATCGAATTAGGTTCAGGAAAtagtaattttttctaCGCTATCTCGTTAGTTTACAATTTGGCCCTTGGATCAATAATCACGGACCTTGTATGGGGAATGTTAAGATTCGAATACGATGATGGCGTGCCAAATTACGATCTAAAGCTAACACAAATATAA
- the SEC23 gene encoding GTPase-activating protein SEC23 (similar to Saccharomyces cerevisiae SEC23 (YPR181C); ancestral locus Anc_7.537), giving the protein MDFETNEDINGIRFSWNVFPSTRTDANKNVVPIGCLYTPLKEMDEDNVNVAQYNPVICAGPQCKSILNPYCAIDPRSNSWTCPVCNSRNHLPTQYANMTQENMPLELQHTTIEYITNKPVQIPPIFFFVIDITAEQENLDSLKESIITSLSLLPPNALIGLITYGNVVQLHDLSSETIDRCNVFRGDRDYQLDQLIEMLTGQKSNTMTNQMPNMKISPMSLNRFFLPLETIEFKLTQILENLTPDQWSIPAGHRPIRATGSAVNIASLILQGCYKNVATRIILFASGPGTIAPGLIVNSELKDPLRSHHDIDSDRAVHYKKAKKYYSQIAQRIADNGHTMDIFAGCYDQIGMSEMKNLTDLTGGVMLLTDAFSTAIFKQSYLRLFAKDEEGYLKMAFNGIMTVKTSKDLKVQGLIGHASPLKKTDANNISDSEIGVGGTSTWKMSSISPSHSYAVFFEISNTVAGNSAAQSMMMNDKPRLAYTQFITNYQHSSGTNRVRVTTVANQLMPFGNPAIAASFDQEAAAVLMARIAVFKAEADDGADVIRWIDRTLIKLCQKYADYNKDDPSSFRLAPNFSLYPQFTYYLRRSQFLSVFNNSPDETAFYRHIFTREDTTNSLIMIQPTLTSFSMEDEPQPVLLDSISVKPNTILLLDTFFYILIYHGEQIAQWRKAGYQDDLNYVDFRNLLEEPKLEAAELLVDRFPLPRFIDTEAGGSQARFLLSKLNPSDNYQDMTRGGSTIVLTDDVSLQNFMAHLQQVAVSGQT; this is encoded by the coding sequence ATGGATTTCGAAACtaatgaagatattaaCGGGATTCGTTTTTCTTGGAACGTTTTCCCATCCACCAGAACCGACGCTAATAAAAATGTCGTTCCTATTGGTTGTTTATACACTCCATTGAAGGAAATGGATGAAGATAACGTCAATGTTGCGCAGTATAATCCTGTTATTTGTGCAGGACCACAATGTAAATCGATTTTGAATCCATACTGTGCGATCGATCCAAGATCAAACTCTTGGACATGTCCAGTTTGTAACTCCAGAAATCATTTACCAACGCAATATGCAAACATGACTCAGGAAAACATGCCTTTGGAATTACAACATACTACCATCGAATATATCACAAACAAGCCAGTTCAGATCCCAcctattttcttcttcgttaTTGATATCACTGctgaacaagaaaatttggattcATTAAAGGAATCAATTATCACCTCTTTATCTCTCTTACCACCAAACGCCCTAATTGGTTTGATTACTTATGGTAACGTCGTTCAATTGCATGACTTATCTAGTGAAACTATTGACAGATGTAACGTCTTCAGGGGTGACAGAGACTATCAACTGGatcaattgattgaaatGTTGACTGGTCAAAAATCGAATACTATGACAAACCAAATGCCAAATATGAAGATTTCACCAATGTCATTAAACAGATTTTTCTTGCCTTTAGAGACTATCGAATTTAAATTGACccaaattcttgaaaatttaacTCCAGATCAATGGTCAATTCCAGCTGGTCATAGACCAATTAGAGCCACTGGTTCCGCCGTCAACATTGCTTCCCTCATCTTACAAGGTTGTTATAAGAATGTTGCTACTAGAATCATTTTGTTTGCCAGTGGTCCAGGTACAATTGCACCTGGTTTAATTGTGAACtctgaattgaaagatcCATTGAGATCACATCACGATATTGATTCAGATCGTGCTGTTCATTACAAGAAAGCCAAAAAATACTATAGCCAAATTGCTCAAAGGATAGCTGATAATGGCCATACTATGGATATCTTTGCCGGTTGTTACGATCAAATCGGTATGtcagaaatgaaaaatttgaccGATCTAACTGGTGGTGTTATGCTTTTAACTGATGCATTCTCCACCGCTATTTTCAAGCAATCCTACTTGAGACTTTTCGCAAAGGATGAAGAAGGTTACTTAAAGATGGCTTTCAACGGTATCATGACCGTCAAGACAAGTAAAGACTTAAAAGTCCAAGGTTTAATTGGGCACGCGTCCCCACTAAAGAAAACTGATGCAAACAATATAAGTGATTCTGAAATCGGTGTAGGTGGTACTTCCACTTGGAAAATGTCCTCCATTTCTCCATCTCATAGTTATGCAgtattctttgaaatttcgaATACAGTTGCTGGTAATTCTGCTGCACAatcaatgatgatgaacGATAAACCAAGGCTTGCTTACACGCAATTTATCACAAACTATCAACATTCTTCCGGTACAAATCGTGTAAGAGTCACTACAGTGGCCAACCAATTGATGCCATTTGGTAATCCAGCAATTGCAGCATCCTTCGATCAAGAAGCCGCTGCCGTTTTAATGGCTAGAATTGCCGTTTTCAAAGCAGAAGCCGATGATGGCGCAGATGTTATCAGATGGATCGATAGAACTTTAATCAAACTATGCCAGAAATATGCCGATTACAATAAAGATGATCCATCATCATTTAGATTGGCACCAAATTTCTCCTTATATCCACAATTCACATATTATTTGAGAAGATCTCAATTTTTAAGTGTTTTCAACAACTCACCAGATGAAACAGCATTTTACAGGCATATTTTTACCAGAGAAGATACCacaaattcattgattatGATTCAACCAACCTTGACTTCTTTCTCAATGGAAGATGAACCACAACCTGTTCTATTAGATTCGATCTCTGTTAAACCAAATAcgatattattattagatactttcttctatattttgatttatcacGGTGAACAAATTGCTCAATGGAGAAAAGCGGGTTACCAAGATGATCTAAACTATGTTGACTTCAGGAATTTATTGGAAGAACCAAAACTAGAAGCTGCAGAATTATTAGTTGATAGATTCCCATTGCCAAGATTCATTGACACAGAAGCTGGTGGATCTCAAGCGAGATTCTTATTATCTAAATTAAACCCATCTGATAATTACCAAGATATGACACGCGGCGGCTCCACCATTGTGTTAACTGATGATGTTTCTTTGCAAAACTTCATGGCCCATTTGCAACAGGTTGCTGTAAGTGGACAAACGTaa
- the AOS1 gene encoding E1 ubiquitin-activating protein AOS1 (similar to Saccharomyces cerevisiae AOS1 (YPR180W); ancestral locus Anc_7.536) has translation MSSSEGKLTEDEIALYDRQIRLWGLAAQTNMRSAKVLLINIGSIGTEITKNIVLSGIGHFHIMDASKVSEEDLGSQFFLSCEDVGKYKIDAVRERIMDLNPRVELQFDIESVDSINEDFFKNFDLIIATELNREQMLKINQITRKFNIPLYLSGSNGLFSYIFVDLIEFKSEDEKLKSIKATETGYISTHREIVHVETRQDDEDPEKVFEKITTRNTYKHFGEMLLSPTLEKKLTKRQLKRVSNVLPMTLTLLSQNCSNLDEFKNETIKMCDRLTINPKSLSGDYLEQFYNQIGLEFSPVSAIIGGAIAQDVVNILGKRSSPLNNFIVFDGITLDMPIFEL, from the coding sequence ATGAGCAGCAGTGAAGGCAAATTGACGGAAGATGAAATTGCATTGTACGACAGACAAATTAGACTCTGGGGTCTTGCTGCGCAAACCAATATGAGGTCTGCGAAAGTGCTATTGATTAATATTGGATCCATTGGGACAGAAATTACGAAAAATATCGTGCTGAGTGGGATTGGCCACTTCCATATAATGGATGCTTCGAAGGTCAGTGAGGAGGACTTGGGATCTCAGTTCTTTTTGAGCTGTGAAGACGTGGGAAAGTACAAGATTGATGCTGTTAGGGAACGGATAATGGACTTGAACCCAAGAGTAGAATTACAATTTGATATCGAATCTGTCGATTCaattaatgaagatttctttaaaaattttgatttaatcATCGCTACTGAGTTAAATCGTGAACAGATGCTtaaaatcaatcaaattacaagaaaattcaatatccCATTATATTTATCAGGCTCAAACGGTCTCTTTTCATACATCTTCGTTGACTTGATCGAGTTCAAGTCGGAGGATGAAAAACTTAAAAGCATCAAAGCTACCGAGACTGGATATATCTCCACTCATAGGGAAATCGTGCACGTGGAGACACGtcaagatgatgaagatcCCGAGAAAGTATTCGAGAAGATTACAACGAGAAATACATACAAACATTTTGGAGAAATGCTTCTCAGCCCCACActagagaaaaaattaacaaaGAGACAACTGAAAAGGGTCTCCAACGTCCTGCCCATGACATTAACTTTATTGAGTCAGAACTGCAGTAATCTAGATGAATTTAAGAATGAGACAATCAAGATGTGTGATCGCCTGACAATTAATCCCAAGTCATTATCAGGTGACTACTTGGAACAATTTTATAATCAAATCGGACTAGAATTTTCACCTGTTTCTGCAATAATTGGAGGTGCAATCGCTCAAGATGTGGTTAATATACTTGGTAAGAGATCGTCACCTCTAAATAACTTCATCGTCTTCGATGGTATAACATTAGACATGCCTATTTTCGAATTGTAA
- the HDA3 gene encoding Hda3p (similar to Saccharomyces cerevisiae HDA3 (YPR179C); ancestral locus Anc_7.535), which yields MDLLKILDTKPIPTIVDSQSLGVSGDVSGDYWLPTTMCLYQKKLTDEIISLHYSDILKYFETDDYKEDVILGSMRTMCLNSEYVATHPYLLIEHHMPKTLTTRDIPINLADTSGKFTVLRDLMTLVQEYETNTALVCRPGRTMDLLEALLLGNKVNIKRYDGRTVKSQAKQKKTKAKQSCTVHLFPSQDLDLQKFPINEKHHFDMLIAVDPTVDTNVDFIQEILTFSRDQSRNENKAPIVRLVTINSIDHCDLYFSKKFNKGSKDFLESTTAAVVVLRDSVGTLPPDLRPIYSQQLHYLTEWLEDPSLPWPLPDIYPLKRYNSMDVERSLLNEVNFNEADDLETAFANNSKKRHRHPDETTDVNKKDGPTKSFYELKRLKNDYLANPINQGMANLAGIVTGNVKDSINYHLSSNILTHKLIQIMGQVYVDINRETQELDDYSTLNGLENDHVSFYQQEKETMSKKLQTRMDEINESNEKSISMEFTNKEKFELIEKIEIEIEGLLKKVEAKDTGLKNLFISVGDLKDEIDKETRQNESKLTEKEYMEKEIERAQTATNELEVEMEKVLKDFENVQNELREIKLNQELKKDGAIERIENLKRAIVEEKLVYDDLESKLNSLVGKLKNFPPPRIRVTTNTTRRRK from the coding sequence aTGGATTTACTGAAGATTTTGGATACAAAACCTATTCCCACGATAGTAGACTCACAATCGCTAGGTGTTAGTGGTGATGTTTCTGGTGATTACTGGTTACCTACGACAATGTGTCTGTACCAGAAGAAGTTGACTGATGAGATTATTTCATTACATTATTCAGATATCCTGAAATATTTCGAGACAGATGATTACAAAGAAGATGTAATTTTGGGCTCCATGAGAACGATGTGCCTGAACAGTGAGTATGTTGCGACACATCCGTATTTGTTAATCGAGCATCATATGCCCAAAACTTTGACTACTCGAGATATACCGATAAATCTGGCAGATACAAGTGGTAAATTTACTGTTTTAAGGGATTTGATGACTTTAGTCCAGGAATATGAGACTAATACTGCTTTGGTGTGTAGGCCTGGGCGCACCATGGATTTATTGGAAGCATTGCTTCTAGGTAACAAAGTTAATATAAAGAGATATGATGGGCGAACGGTTAAGTCACAGGCAAAACAGAAAAAGACCAAAGCTAAGCAGTCATGCACGGTGCATTTATTCCCTTCACAAGATTTAGATTTGCAGAAATTTCCCATAAATGAAAAGCATCATTTCGATATGTTGATTGCCGTTGATCCTACAGTGGATACAAATGTTGATTTTATCCAAGAAATACTGACATTTTCAAGAGATCAGAGCCgcaatgaaaataaagcaCCAATTGTCAGATTAGTAACTATCAATTCCATTGATCATTGTGATCTATATTTTAGCAAAAAGTTCAATAAAGGTAGTAAAGATTTCTTGGAAAGTACTACGGCAGCTGTTGTAGTCCTAAGAGACAGTGTCGGTACATTACCGCCAGATCTAAGACCAATTTATTCACAGCAATTGCATTACTTGACAGAATGGTTAGAAGATCCAAGTCTACCTTGGCCGCTGCCGGATATCTATCCCTTGAAAAGATATAATTCTATGGATGTTGAAAGATCTCTATTGAATGAAGTTAACTTTAATGAAGCTGATGACTTAGAGACGGCTTTTGCCAACAATTCCAAAAAACGTCATAGACATCCGGATGAAACGACCGAtgttaataaaaaagatggGCCTACAAAATCTTTTTACGAATTgaagagattgaaaaatgattaTTTGGCTAATCCAATCAATCAAGGAATGGCAAATTTGGCGGGCATAGTGACGGGTAACGTCAAAGATTCTATAAATTACCACCTATCGAGCAATATACTGACACATAAGctaattcaaattatggGTCAAGTTTATGTTGATATAAACAGAGAAACTCAAGAACTAGATGATTATTCCACCTTAAATGGTCTTGAGAATGACCACGTTTCTTTCTACCAACAGGAGAAAGAAACCATGAGCAAAAAATTGCAGACTCGTATGGatgaaataaatgaaaGTAATGAAAAGTCCATTTCTATGGAGTTTACgaacaaagaaaagtttgaacttatagaaaaaattgaaattgagaTTGAAGGGCTATTAAAGAAGGTCGAAGCAAAAGATACTGGGCTGAAAAACTTATTCATTTCTGTAGGGGATCTGaaggatgaaattgataaagaaacCAGACAAAATGAATCCAAACTAACTGAAAAGGAATACatggaaaaagaaattgaaagagcACAAACTGCTACTAATGAACTTGAAGTCGAAATGGAAAAAGTTCTCAAAGACTTTGAAAATGTACAAAATGAACTAAGAGAGATAAAGTTAAACCAAGagttgaaaaaagatggaGCTATAGAGCGAATTGAGAATTTAAAACGGGCCATAGTTGAAGAGAAATTAGTATATGATGATTTGGAATCAAAACTCAACTCATTAGTGGGgaaattgaagaacttTCCACCACCAAGGATACGGGTCACCACAAATACGACTCGTAGGAGGAAATAG